One window of the Leucobacter komagatae genome contains the following:
- the lysA gene encoding diaminopimelate decarboxylase: MTDHRTRDVNAIDDRVFPRGARRGSECGVLKIGGVRATELVEQFGSPLYVVDEDATRATAREIRDALRGEAQRVGTDATVYYASKAFLSVQTAQWMAEEGLAIDVASGGELMVALAAGVDPAKIGFHGNNKSESEIARAVEAGVGTIIIDSEIEVARIAAATAAAGKRQRVRLRVNSGVHASTHDYLATAHEDQKFGMPLTDAPALVREIVSHEGLDFVGLHCHIGSQIFATEGFRESARRLLGVYVELAEIAGRQIPELNLGGGFGIAYTPEQAAEAPNVADIARQLADIVAEASTEAGIAIPHLAFEPGRAVVGQSGVTLYTVGTTKRVDLTGTGEAAPVDRGYTERLYISVDGGMSDNARPALYGSDYHVRIANRQSEAAPALVRVVGKHCESGDIVVYRDELPADVQPGDTLAVAVTGAYCWSLSSNYNFVPRPAVVAVRGGEGRVIVRGQTEADLLAQSIVA, from the coding sequence ATGACCGATCACCGAACCCGCGATGTCAATGCGATCGACGACCGTGTCTTTCCTCGCGGTGCCCGCCGCGGGAGTGAGTGCGGCGTCCTGAAGATTGGCGGCGTTCGTGCGACCGAGCTCGTCGAGCAGTTCGGCTCGCCGCTCTACGTCGTTGACGAGGATGCAACCCGCGCGACCGCCCGCGAAATTCGCGACGCGCTCCGGGGCGAGGCACAGCGTGTCGGCACCGACGCGACCGTGTACTACGCGAGCAAGGCCTTCCTGAGCGTGCAGACCGCGCAGTGGATGGCCGAGGAGGGCCTCGCGATTGACGTCGCGAGCGGCGGGGAGCTGATGGTCGCGCTCGCCGCGGGCGTTGACCCCGCGAAGATTGGCTTCCACGGCAACAACAAGTCGGAGTCGGAGATCGCGCGCGCGGTCGAAGCCGGGGTCGGCACCATCATCATCGACAGCGAGATTGAGGTCGCGCGCATCGCCGCGGCGACCGCCGCCGCCGGGAAGCGCCAGCGCGTGCGCCTCCGCGTGAACAGCGGGGTGCACGCGTCGACACACGACTACCTGGCGACCGCCCACGAAGACCAGAAGTTCGGCATGCCGCTCACCGACGCGCCCGCGCTCGTGCGCGAGATCGTGTCGCACGAGGGTCTCGACTTCGTCGGCCTGCACTGCCACATCGGCTCGCAGATCTTCGCGACCGAGGGCTTCCGTGAGTCTGCGCGCCGACTGCTCGGCGTGTACGTCGAGCTTGCGGAGATCGCGGGCCGCCAGATCCCTGAACTCAACCTTGGCGGCGGCTTCGGCATCGCGTATACCCCCGAGCAGGCAGCTGAGGCGCCGAACGTCGCCGACATCGCCAGGCAGCTCGCCGACATCGTCGCCGAGGCGTCGACTGAAGCCGGGATCGCGATCCCGCACCTCGCGTTCGAGCCCGGCCGCGCGGTCGTCGGTCAGTCGGGCGTGACGCTCTACACCGTCGGCACGACGAAGCGCGTCGACCTCACGGGAACCGGTGAGGCCGCCCCCGTCGACCGCGGGTACACCGAGCGGCTCTACATCAGCGTTGACGGGGGGATGAGCGACAACGCCCGCCCCGCGCTCTACGGCTCCGACTACCACGTGCGCATCGCGAACCGCCAGAGCGAGGCGGCGCCCGCGCTCGTCCGCGTCGTCGGCAAGCACTGCGAATCGGGCGACATCGTCGTCTACCGAGACGAGCTCCCGGCTGACGTGCAGCCGGGCGACACGCTCGCGGTCGCGGTCACCGGCGCGTACTGCTGGTCGCTGTCGAGCAACTACAACTTTGTTCCGAGGCCAGCCGTTGTCGCCGTGCGCGGCGGTGAGGGCCGCGTCATTGTGCGCGGCCAGACCGAGGCCGACCTGCTCGCCCAGAGCATCGTCGCCTAG
- a CDS encoding homoserine dehydrogenase, translating into MRNGELRLNAYRDLRVALLGCGSVGAQVARLILENGDELAARIGANLTLDGIAVRSLDAERDVELPRELFTTDAERLVQGADIVIELMGGIEPARSLILLALGGGADVVTANKALIAAHGRELSDAADQVGAQLLYEASVAAAIPILRPLRESLAGDHITRVMGIVNGSTNYILDRMDRFGESAEDAMKLASDLGFLEADPTLDVEGFDAAQKATILASIAFHTEVPESAVYREGITGVTLEQITAARHAGFVIKLLAVAERLTASDGTDGVSVRVYPALIPREHPLAAVHEGKNAVFVEAEAAGELMFYGAGAGGNETASAVLGDLVSAARRHVVGGPGIPGSTHAEFPVLPVGEVLTAYQVMLEVRDEPGVLARVAGILAAHGVSAASVEQNTSSEGRATLIIGTHSAREADLAATVESLRADEAVAEVSSVLRREGRA; encoded by the coding sequence ATGAGAAACGGAGAACTACGGTTGAACGCGTATCGAGACCTTCGGGTTGCCCTGCTTGGCTGCGGGTCGGTTGGTGCCCAGGTGGCGCGACTGATTCTCGAGAACGGTGATGAGCTCGCCGCACGTATCGGGGCGAACCTCACCCTCGATGGCATCGCTGTCCGCTCGCTCGACGCCGAGCGCGATGTCGAGCTGCCGCGCGAGCTGTTCACGACCGACGCTGAGCGCCTCGTGCAGGGCGCCGACATCGTCATCGAGCTCATGGGCGGCATCGAGCCGGCGCGCTCCCTGATCCTCCTCGCCCTTGGCGGCGGCGCGGATGTCGTCACCGCGAACAAGGCGCTCATCGCCGCGCACGGCCGCGAGCTCTCCGACGCTGCCGACCAGGTTGGTGCGCAGCTGCTCTACGAGGCGTCGGTGGCCGCCGCGATCCCGATCCTCCGCCCGCTGCGCGAAAGCCTCGCGGGCGACCACATCACTCGTGTGATGGGCATCGTGAACGGCTCGACGAACTACATCTTGGATCGGATGGACCGCTTCGGTGAGTCCGCCGAGGACGCGATGAAGCTCGCGAGCGACCTGGGCTTCCTTGAGGCCGACCCGACGCTCGACGTCGAAGGCTTCGACGCAGCGCAGAAGGCGACGATCCTTGCAAGCATCGCGTTCCACACGGAAGTGCCCGAGAGCGCGGTGTACCGCGAGGGCATCACGGGCGTGACGCTCGAGCAGATCACCGCCGCCCGGCACGCCGGCTTCGTCATCAAGCTGCTTGCCGTCGCAGAGCGGCTCACCGCGTCTGACGGCACCGACGGTGTCTCCGTGCGCGTGTACCCCGCGCTCATCCCGCGCGAGCACCCGCTGGCCGCCGTGCACGAGGGCAAGAACGCCGTGTTCGTCGAGGCGGAGGCAGCGGGCGAACTCATGTTCTACGGCGCCGGCGCGGGCGGCAACGAGACCGCGTCCGCGGTGCTGGGCGACCTCGTCTCGGCCGCGCGCCGCCACGTTGTCGGCGGCCCGGGCATCCCAGGATCCACGCACGCCGAGTTCCCTGTGCTGCCCGTCGGTGAGGTGCTCACCGCCTACCAGGTCATGCTCGAGGTTCGTGACGAGCCCGGTGTGCTCGCGCGCGTCGCGGGCATCCTCGCGGCTCACGGCGTCTCGGCCGCGAGCGTCGAGCAGAACACTTCCAGCGAGGGGCGCGCGACGCTCATTATCGGAACGCACAGCGCGCGCGAGGCGGATCTCGCCGCGACCGTCGAATCGCTCCGCGCCGACGAGGCGGTTGCCGAGGTGTCGAGCGTGCTGCGCCGCGAGGGCCGCGCATGA
- a CDS encoding serine hydrolase domain-containing protein — MSHSLDATETADILAQAVADYVGTLAPAVSVAAFDPNGVVAWHGVGEPRLDGAPVSRATVFRIASMTKSFLAATTLALDEQGILDLAAPVADYLPGMRFRYRGAEYPVTVGELLSNRSGMPEDNAWADRQLGSSRDYIAGLFTEGIELTAAPGVGYQYSNLGMSLVGRVVEAAVGHSVEDEIRTRFIEPLGLSGTRFATDHYDEGTDIAHGFRSFDAGASFVEEPFIGEGALACIGGLFSTVDDIAKWSWFLASAYTDAPLRPDLLSARGRLEMQRIHTPIPVPAATGFRDVTSLGYGLGLFPAYDRHLGSTVDHSGGLPGFSSNMRWHTDSGIGVVVFGNSDAFRADTLAMAAYAGVMRGHAIPPRTVRPWPLALEAGALIDELLRAGDPLAGAEQVVSSNFFADVPDEVRRRRVSELLETVGTPTEGASFGERIVGASDAAHLRWRIDCERGALVCDIRLIGLSAPLVQSLTVAIADETGTKPLAGETGLQVLGAVEFAGEPVS; from the coding sequence ATGTCTCACTCGCTCGACGCCACCGAAACCGCCGACATTCTCGCCCAGGCGGTCGCCGACTATGTCGGCACCCTCGCCCCCGCCGTGTCGGTGGCGGCTTTCGACCCGAATGGCGTCGTTGCGTGGCACGGGGTGGGGGAGCCGCGGCTCGACGGCGCGCCAGTCAGCCGGGCCACGGTGTTCAGGATCGCGTCGATGACGAAGAGCTTCCTTGCGGCCACGACGCTCGCGCTCGACGAGCAGGGAATCCTTGACCTGGCGGCGCCGGTCGCAGACTACCTCCCCGGGATGCGCTTCCGGTACCGCGGTGCGGAGTACCCGGTCACCGTCGGGGAGCTGCTCTCAAACCGCTCAGGCATGCCAGAGGACAACGCCTGGGCTGACCGCCAGCTCGGCTCGAGCCGCGACTACATCGCGGGCCTCTTCACCGAGGGAATCGAGCTGACCGCGGCCCCCGGCGTCGGCTATCAGTACTCGAACCTCGGTATGTCCCTCGTCGGACGCGTCGTCGAAGCAGCCGTCGGGCACAGCGTCGAAGACGAGATCCGAACACGGTTCATCGAACCGCTCGGCCTCTCGGGAACACGGTTTGCGACCGACCACTACGACGAGGGAACGGACATCGCACACGGCTTCCGCTCGTTCGATGCTGGGGCCTCGTTCGTGGAGGAGCCGTTCATCGGCGAGGGCGCGCTCGCCTGCATCGGCGGGCTCTTCAGCACGGTCGATGACATCGCGAAGTGGTCGTGGTTCCTGGCTTCCGCCTACACCGACGCGCCGCTGCGGCCCGACCTGCTTTCCGCCCGCGGCAGGCTCGAGATGCAGCGGATTCACACCCCTATCCCGGTTCCCGCCGCGACCGGTTTCCGTGACGTCACCAGCCTCGGCTATGGGCTGGGGCTGTTCCCCGCGTACGACAGGCACCTTGGCTCGACCGTCGACCACTCTGGCGGGCTTCCGGGATTCTCCTCGAACATGCGCTGGCACACCGACTCCGGCATCGGGGTCGTCGTGTTCGGAAACTCCGACGCCTTCCGCGCTGACACCCTCGCGATGGCAGCGTACGCGGGTGTGATGCGCGGACATGCGATCCCACCGCGCACGGTGAGGCCGTGGCCGCTCGCCCTCGAAGCCGGCGCGCTCATCGATGAACTGCTTCGCGCGGGTGACCCGCTCGCTGGCGCCGAGCAGGTGGTCTCGAGCAACTTCTTCGCCGACGTCCCCGATGAGGTACGCAGGCGCCGCGTTTCCGAGCTCCTCGAAACCGTTGGCACCCCCACCGAAGGCGCGTCGTTTGGCGAACGCATCGTCGGCGCCTCCGACGCCGCGCACCTCAGGTGGCGGATCGACTGCGAGCGCGGCGCGCTCGTCTGCGACATCCGACTCATCGGGCTGAGCGCCCCGCTCGTGCAGAGCCTCACCGTCGCGATCGCCGACGAGACCGGAACGAAGCCCCTCGCGGGCGAGACGGGGCTGCAGGTGCTCGGCGCCGTCGAGTTCGCGGGGGAGCCGGTTTCGTAA
- a CDS encoding LmeA family phospholipid-binding protein: protein MARTLKVIVALVVTAGVLAGLGEWGLRLAIPGVVRGIAQEQLDIPSSHPVEVDLGGSALLHAIGGGVGDITVEIPDAPVADGVRATLIFSAKRSPFDPSKGDMTGAKAAVYVPTADLGPMISLLTNGVVDSGKTSSGELVVGRQLEALGFSVPIEATLGLTAVDGEVLVEPRGLSAVGFDLSVDQLASATGGLLDPLLSARQLCVREWLPAGATLSDIRITTSGARVEFELAPDFLANPQQQELGTCG, encoded by the coding sequence ATGGCGCGCACGCTGAAGGTGATCGTCGCCCTCGTGGTGACGGCGGGCGTGCTCGCCGGGCTGGGGGAGTGGGGGCTGAGGCTCGCGATTCCCGGCGTGGTTCGCGGCATCGCGCAAGAGCAGCTCGATATCCCGAGCAGCCACCCGGTTGAGGTTGACCTCGGCGGGTCGGCTCTGCTGCACGCCATCGGCGGCGGCGTTGGCGACATCACCGTCGAGATTCCCGACGCCCCGGTCGCCGACGGCGTTCGTGCGACGCTCATCTTTTCTGCGAAGCGCTCGCCGTTTGACCCGTCGAAGGGCGACATGACGGGTGCGAAGGCCGCCGTCTACGTGCCGACCGCTGACCTCGGTCCGATGATCTCCCTGCTCACGAACGGCGTCGTTGACTCGGGCAAGACAAGCAGCGGCGAGCTCGTCGTCGGTCGGCAGCTCGAGGCTCTTGGTTTCAGTGTGCCGATCGAGGCGACGCTCGGTCTCACAGCGGTCGATGGTGAGGTGCTCGTGGAGCCGCGCGGCCTGTCAGCCGTCGGTTTCGACCTCTCGGTTGATCAGCTCGCGTCGGCGACGGGCGGCCTGCTCGACCCGCTGCTGTCGGCGCGCCAGCTCTGCGTGCGGGAGTGGCTCCCGGCCGGGGCGACGCTGAGCGACATCCGGATCACGACGAGCGGCGCCCGCGTCGAGTTCGAGCTCGCGCCCGACTTCCTCGCGAACCCGCAGCAGCAGGAGCTCGGCACCTGCGGCTAG
- a CDS encoding DUF981 domain-containing protein, whose amino-acid sequence MGSFIEDFFKGRDTGLVIDWTQMPTYNTIMAVAAGAGLIFMYMLGRALVRDRDFKAEGWALTAGVLGLILTTTGLHMTLEWPFAMYFPFDNIVFGEPSLAFGVLLLAASLYLWKRGDQTVAADDRAAEAAAVARPMGIFVLGMGLALFGIALAGLVFQLFAAPAEEPISGIVADYPMIEAIFMSLLFAFVGLGAALFPIALRGFSSKQPMSGVAKLVGVTWLVTGIIFLLFGAMNFFTHIGLIVNTMQ is encoded by the coding sequence ATGGGAAGCTTCATCGAAGATTTCTTCAAGGGCCGCGACACGGGTCTCGTCATCGACTGGACCCAGATGCCGACCTACAACACCATCATGGCCGTCGCCGCGGGCGCCGGGCTCATCTTCATGTACATGCTCGGTCGCGCGCTCGTGCGCGACCGAGACTTCAAGGCTGAGGGCTGGGCGCTCACCGCTGGCGTGCTCGGCCTGATCCTCACCACGACCGGCCTGCACATGACGCTCGAGTGGCCGTTCGCCATGTACTTCCCGTTCGACAACATCGTCTTCGGCGAGCCGAGCCTCGCGTTCGGCGTGCTGCTCCTCGCCGCGTCGCTCTACCTCTGGAAGCGCGGTGACCAGACCGTCGCCGCAGACGACCGCGCGGCCGAAGCCGCCGCGGTGGCCCGCCCGATGGGCATCTTCGTGCTCGGCATGGGGCTCGCCCTCTTCGGAATAGCGCTCGCCGGGCTCGTCTTCCAGCTGTTTGCGGCCCCCGCGGAAGAGCCGATCTCGGGCATCGTCGCGGACTACCCGATGATCGAGGCGATCTTCATGTCGCTGCTGTTCGCCTTCGTCGGCCTCGGCGCAGCCCTCTTCCCCATCGCGCTTCGCGGCTTCTCGTCGAAGCAGCCCATGTCGGGCGTCGCGAAGCTCGTCGGCGTGACCTGGCTCGTCACCGGCATCATCTTCCTGCTCTTCGGCGCGATGAACTTCTTCACCCACATCGGGCTCATCGTCAACACAATGCAGTAA